A region of the Leucobacter komagatae genome:
CCGCGGCGACCACGGTGACCGGGAACGCGCCGGGGAAATCGGCGAAGTCCCACTGCACGATGAGCCCAGTGTCTATGCGGCCGACGGCGCCGCCCGTCGTGAAGTATTTCGAGAGCTTCGCGGGGTCAGCGACCGCCTCGTAGACCTCGGCGCGCGGTCGGGCAACCCTGCCTGAGACGGTGAAGCTGAGTTCGGAGGGTGGGCCCGGGGTGTTGTCCGTGTCGCTCATGATGCAAATCTAACCGCCGGCGTCGAGAGTCGCACCTGTGAGTTTCGGTGGCCTTTCAGCGGGTGAGGCGTCGATAAACTGGGGAGCTATGACGCATGCTCAAGATGTCGAACCTGGCGGGCAGTTCTCGGTGCGCCTCGCTCGCGAAGCCGACGTGGGGGCGATCTTCGCCGTGCGACTCGCCGTCCGGGAGAATGTACTCACGATGGCGGAGCTCGCTCGGCTTGGCGTGACACCCGAGTCGTTTCGCGAGTTGATCCGCGCCTCCGCAGATACCTGGGTGGCGGAGCGCGATGGCATCGTCGTTGGGTTTGGGAGCGTGGACCGGGAAGAAGGCAGCGTGTTCGCGTTGTTCGTGGACCCGGGGTCGTCAGGACTCGGGATTGGCGATGCGATCCTTTCGCGGCTCGAGGCGAGCCTGTTCGCCGATTGCGAGACCATCTGGCTCGAGACCGGTGCCGAGAGCGGTGCGGCTCAGTTCTACGCGCGCCGTGGCTGGCGGGTGACTGTTGCCCTTGCCGATGGCGACGTGCGCATGGAAAAATCCCGGAGTGCCTCGGTCGGTGGCCCAGGGGCGAGCCGCCGATAGTCGGTGGGGGAGAGCCGCCAGTGGGCTGAGAACCGCCGACTTGCGTAGCTCGGATCCTCCCACCCGACGGTTCGGCCGGCCGCCGCTACCGTGAGTTCGGTGGTCCGCAGCAGGTAGGCCATGCGTTCGGCACGCAGCTGTTGCAGGTACGCCATCGGCCCAACGCCGAGATCGGCACGGAACGCGCGCACGAGCTGAGAGCCGGAGGTATTGAGGGCCGCAGCGAGCCTGTCCAGCCGCCACGGCGCGGCGAGCCGGGAGTGCAGCAAAGAGATGGCTTGGCTCGTTCGCTCGCTGTGGGGCAGCAGGGTCGCCTCGCTCGTGAAGTGGGGCGGCGCGAGCGGTGAGGAAGCGAGGGGCGTTGCCGTCGCCCACTGGTTCGCGAGGAAGTCCATGAGCTTGTAGGCGATCGCGACCTGCCCGAGCAGCGTTCGTTCAGGGGCCTCAGCGATCCGGGTGAGGAGATCTCCGAGTCGCGCGGCGTCTTCCCGCTGCAGGAGGAGTGCCGCCGCAGCGCCCGGTGTCGCAAGGTGGTGGATCGCTGGCCCCATGGCCGCAGTGAGTTCTGGCGAAGCGGTGAGCGTGGCGAGGAGGCCGCGCGTGAGGTAGACGTTGGTGAAGCTGAGTTCGGAGACCGCTCGGTGAGCGTGCCAGCCCTGAGGGCCCAGGATTAGCAGGGTGTCGGGGGCGAGCGGATGCACGCCAGCCTCGGTGAAGTGTTCGCCCTCGCCCGCCGTGATCAGCGCGACCTCGGCGAAGTCGTGCGCGTGCGCGACCATGTCTTTGCGCAGCTCAACGCGTTCTGCGGCGAGCACCGTGCCCGGTCGGGCGAATACTTCAGCTTCGGACAGTACGTAGAGGGGGCCCGTCATGCCGCGCTCCCACCACGCTGGCCGGGGTGCGCACGGAGACGTCCGCGCCGGCCTGCGGCCAGGGCTGTGAAGTTCGGGGCGGTGCCTGGCCAATCGAAGTCTGTGAGGCTGGGGCTGCCGAAATCGGTGCGTTCAAGTCGTTCGCGCTGCGGGCGCACCCCATTCATTTCGGTGCGATCACTAGCTGAGCGGGGCCAGGTTGCGGCGGTCATACTGAGAGCTTTCGGGGTTGGTGTAGGGCCGGGGGCTACCCCACCTTGGCAGGTAATTGACGCGCGCGCCAGGCCTGAGTGAAGCCACGCTTGGATAATCGAGTCACATGCACGGGGTGCGAACGTTGTGGGTTCCAGCCCGAGTTCCTTGCAGAAATGTGTATACAAAAATGTGACAACGGGCCTGGTTTTTGTATACATTGTTGATCAGTCTCGTCCGCCAACGACGGCGGGCCAGAAGTCAGGAGAACCATGCAGGATCACGGAACGCGTGTGCGTGCGTCCCGGAAGTGGGTGAGTGTGGTCGCATTGGCCACGCTCGCGATGACCGTCACTGGGTGCGTGCCGTTGCAGTACCCGGAGGCGCGCGGCCCACAGACCGACGTCACCGAGGCCCCGTCAACGGGCAAGGGAATGCAGAGCGGGGGTGACCTCGTCATGGCGCTGTCCTCGGAACCCGACAAACTCGACCCGACGACCTCGACGTCGCTCTACACGCGCTTCGTCATGAACGCGATGTGCGAAAAGCTCTACGACATCGACGCCGACGGCCAAATCGTCCCGCAGCTGGCGACCGAGCTTCCCGAGGTGAGCGCTGACGGCTTGCGCGTGACGATCCCCGTTCGCACGGGCGCACAGTTCTCCGACGGCACCCCATTCAACGCCGACGCCGTGCGCGGCACGCTTGAGCGTAACCTCACGCTCGAGGGCTCGACCAGAAAAGCCGAGCTTGGGCCGATCGAACGGGTGAGCGCCCCCGACGCCGAGACCGTCGTCGTCGAGTATGCGACACCGTTCGCGCCACTCACCGCTGCCCTCGCCGACCGCGCCGGCATGATCCTGTCCCCGACAGCGCTCGCCGACGACACCACGGCATTCGCCGATAGCCCCAGCTGCGTAGGAGCTTTCAAGTTCGTCGAGCGCATCCCGCAGACATCGATCAAGCTTGAGCGCGACCCCGGGTACTACGCTGCCGACGAGGTTCACCTCGACACGATCACCTTCCGCATCATGTCTGACGCGAACATTCGCGCCGCGAACCTGCGCTCGGGCGACGTGCACGTTGCCGACGCGATCTCACCGCAGGATGCCGACGCGCTCATGCTCGAGCGCGACATCGAGGTGCTGCAGTCGGGGTCGCTTGGCTACCAGGGTCTCACCGTCAACATTGGGAACACCAACGGCACCGGGCAGCCCGTCGAACAGCGGGAAGGGCCACTCGCCTCAGACCCGCGCGTGCGCCAGGCACTCTCGATGTCGATTGACCGCCCTGCGCTTGTGAACTCGGTCTTCAACAACTGGTACGACCCCGCCTGCAGTGCGATCTCGCCGAACAGCCCGTTTGCGACACCGGCGTCGAGCAACTGCCCCGAATTCGACCCTGAGGGCGCGAGGGCGCTGCTCCAGGAAGCCGGCGTGGACATTCCGCTCACGGTCACGCTGAACGTCGCGAACTCGCCAGACGCACTGCGCTACTCGCAGGCCCTGCAAGCGAGCGTGCGTGAGGGCGGCTTCAATCTGCGCATCGAGCCTGTCGAATACTCGACCCTGCTCGACATGCAGAAGGGCGGCAAATTCGACCTCATGCAGATCGGCTGGTCGGGTCGCATCGACCCGCACGGCAACATGGCCACCTTCCTCACAACGGGAGCCGGCAACAACGACGGCGGTTACAACAGCGCGGAGATGGACGACCTGCTCGCCCGCGCCGCGCAGCTCAGCGACATCGGCGAGCGCGCCGAACTCTACGGCGAGGCCGTCGAGCTCGCGCAGCGAGACAACCCGCTCATCTACACCTACCGGCAGCGCAACATCACCGCTCACGCATCCGACGTCGCCGGTGTTAGCACCTACACCGACGGGGTCGTGCGGCTGAGCCGCGCCGGTTTCGTCGCCGAGGAGGACTAGAACGCATGCCACGCTACATTCTGAACCGGCTCTGGCAGTCCGCGCTCACGCTGTTCCTCGCCTCGATCGTCGTCTTCATTGGCGTTCGTGCGATCCCGGGTGACCCCGCTCTCGCGATGGCGGGGGAGGAAGCCGACCCCGAGACCGTCGCCGCAACACGGGAACGCCTCGGCCTCGACAAGTCGATCTTCGTGCAGTATCTGTCGTTCGTCGGCAACCTGTTCCGAGGTGATCTCGGCAACTCGCTGCGCACCGGCGCACCCGTGACCGACCTCATCGGCGCGACGCTTCCGGTCACGCTCTGGCTTGCCACCTACGCGATCGTTATCGCAGTCATCGTTGGTGTGCTTGCGGGCGTCATCGCCGAGCGCTTCCGAGGCCGCTGGCCCGAGTGGATCGCGAACATCTTCGCGATCGTCGGGCTATCAGTGCCGAACTTCTGGCTCGGCATTCTCGCGATCATGTACCTCTCCGTGATCTTGGGCTGGTTCCCCGCCTCCGGGTACGTCCCGGTGCTGGATAACCCAATCACGGGTCTCTACTACCTCACGCTGCCCGCGATCATTCTCGGGATCAGCCTTGCCGCCGTCATCATGCGCCAGACGCGCGCCTCGATGATCGAATCGATGGGATCTGACTACGTGCGCACGGCACGGGCGAAGGGTCTTGGCCGCTTCCGGATCCTGTTCCGCTACGGCCTACGGAACTCGCTCATCGTCGTCATGACGATCGTGGGTCTCCAGCTCGGCGGCCTCATCTCGGGCGCCGTCGTGACCGAGCGCATCTTCGGCCTGCCAGGGTTCGGCAAGCTCACACTCGACGCCGTCTTTACCCGCGACTACCCGGTCATCCAGGCCGTGGTGCTCGTCGTAACGCTCGCCTACATTCTGATCAACCTTGCCGTGGACGTGCTCTACTCGGTGATCAACCCCCGCATTCGCGTGGGAGGGAGAAAATAGTGTCTTCGAATTCCCCAACAACGCGCGCTGCGCAGGCAGTGCCGCCGTCGACCGCCGCGATCGCGGTTGGCTCCGACCTCGGCTCGGACCGCGGTCGCCTCTGGCGGTCGCTCCGCCGCAACCCGCTCGGGCTCGCCGGTGGAGTGCTGCTCATTATCGTGCTGTTTGTCGCGCTCTTCGCCCCGCTCCTCGCGCCCTATGATCCGGCCGAGGTGCACTTCGACACCCCGTTCCAGGTCCCCGGAACCGTTGGCTTCGCACTCGGCACGGATGACCTCGGTCGCGACATCCTCTCGCGGATCCTGTACGGCACGCAGGCGTCCGTTCAGGTCGGGTTGCTCTCCGTCGCGCTCGCGATTGTCATCGGCGCACCGCTCGGCTTGCTCGCAGGGTACTGGCGCTGGCTCGACGGCATCGTGTCGCGCCTCACCGACGTGATGCTCGCCTTCCCGTTCCTCATCATTGCCGTGGGCCTGGCGGCAATCAACGGGGCGAGCCTTGGCAACGCGGCCGTCGCCCTCGGTATCGCCCAGATCCCGACGATGATCCGCGTCGTGCGCGCAGAGACCTTCCGGGTGAAAGAGCTCGACTACGTGCTCAGCGCGCAGGCCATGAGCGCCGGGCCCACCCGGATCCTTGGCGGGCACATCCTGCCGAACATCGTCTCCGCGATCATCGTCCAGGCGACCGTGATCATCCCCGTCGCCGTGATCGGCGAGGCGATCCTCTCCTTCCTCGGCCTGGGCATTCAGCCCCCCGGCTCGAGCCTCGGCATCATGCTCTCCGACGCGCAGCAGTACATCTTCCGCGCGCCGAGCGCGGCCGTGTTCCCGGGCCTTGCGATCATGGTGATCTGCCTGGCCTTCAACCTCTTTGGAGACGCTCTCCGTGACGCGCTCGACCCGTCGAGCGCGAGAAAGTGAACCCCATGCCTTTCACACCACCACCAGCATTTACGACGCGACCGACGCTCGAAGGCACCTTCGGCATGAGCGCGTCGACGCACTGGCTCGCGACGGCGAGCGCCCAGGCCGTGCTTGAGCGCGGCGGCAACGCATTCGACGCGGCCGTCGCGGGCGCCTTCGTCCTCCACGTCGTCGAGCCCCATCTCAACGGGCCCGGCGGTGACATGACCGGGGTCTTCCACGTCGCGGGTTCGAGCGATGGGCCGCGCGTGCTCATGGGCCAGGGGCACGCGCCCGCGGGCGCGACCCGAGAGCACTACCTCGGGGAGGGTCTCGAACTCGTGCCCGGGTCGGGCGCGCTTGCCGCGGCCGTTCCTGCCGCGGTCGACGCCTGGCTGCTCTTGCTCGCTGAGCAGGGCACCTGGGAACTCGCAGACGTGCTCGAGTTTGCGATCGGGTACGCCCGAGACGGGCACGCCGCGCTCGCACGGGTGTGCACCACGATTGAGAGTGTCCGCGAGCTGTTCCTCGAGCACTGGCCGACCTCGGCTGAGCTCTGGCTCACCGAAGGCGAGGCTCCGAAGCCCGGGCAGGTCATCCGAAACGAGCCCTACGCGCGCACCCTCGACAGGCTGATTGCGGCTGGTGCCGCTCTCGGCGAGGGCGCCGAGGGCGGCGAGGGCTCAGCGGGTGCCGAGGGCGCCGGCCGCGTCGCCCGCATCGAGGCGGCGCGCGACGCGTGGTCAGACGGCTTCGTCGCCGAGGCCGCGGCTGACTTCGTGCGCACCCCGCACCGGCACTCCTCGGGCACGGACCACGCCGGCGTCATCACGAAGGCCGACTTCGCCGGTTTCCGCGCGAGCACCGAGGACGCGGTCTCGATCGAGTTCCGTGGTGTGACCATCGCGAAGACCGGAGCCTGGGGCCAGGGCCCCGCACTGCTGCAGACGCTGCAAATCCTTGCCGGATTCGCAGACGACGAGATCGACCCGTCAACGGCCGATGGCGCCCACCGCATCATTGAGGCGCAGAAGCTCGCCTACGCCGACCGTGAGGCGTACTACGGGGACCACGAGGTGCCCCTCGATGTGCTGCTGTCTGAGGAGTACGCGGCTGAGCGGCGCGCGCTCATCGGCGAGACCGCATCGGCCGAGTTCAGGCCCGGGAGTGTTCCCGGGTACGCTCCGTTCCAGCCGCCCCTGCGCACCGAGTACCGGCCGCCGGCCCTCGCCGAGGGCGAAGCGATCGCCGGCGTCGGTGAGCCCACCGTTTCGAAGGCGGGCGTCACCAAGGGCGACACGTGCCACATCGACGTCGTTGACCGCTGGGGCAACATGGTGTCGGCGACTCCCTCCGGCGGCTGGCTGCAATCGTCTCCGGTCATCCCCGAGCTCGGCTTCTGCCTCGGCTCGCGACTGCAGATGACCTGGCTCGAGGAGGGCGCGGCCTCCACGCTCACCCCGGGGAAGCGGCCACGCACGACGCTGACCCCGACGCTCGTGCTGAGGGACGGCGAGCCCGTGCTCGCGCTCGGTTCGCCCGGCGGCGACCAGCAGGATCAGTGGCAGCTCCTGTTCCTGCTGCGCGTGCTCGTCGGCGGCTACACCCAGCAAGAGGCCATCGATGCCCCCGCGCTGCATACGACGTCGGTGCCGGAGTCATTCTGGCCGCGCACGTGGACGCCGGGCGGCGTCGTGGTGGAGGATCGGCTCGGCGACGATGTCATCGAGGCGCTCGAGGCTCGCGGCCACAAGATTACCCGCGCGGGAGACTGGGCGCTTGGCCGCCTCTCCAGCGTCGGACGGAACCCACAGACCGGCGCGCTTTCGGCCGCCGCCAACCCGCGAGGAGCGCAGGGCTATGCAGCAGGACGCTAAATTCATGCCTGGCGGCACAGCGGCCGCCACGCCGCAGGCACACGCCGAGCCCCTCGTGCAGGTTTCCGGCCTGACCGTCGGCTTCGCAACGGACCAGGGCGAGACCCAAGTGCTCCACGGGGTCGACCTCGACATCAAGCCAGGTGAGCGCGTCGCGATCGTCGGAGAGTCGGGGTCGGGGAAGTCGACGGTCGCGGCAGCGATCATGGGCTTGCTCGCGGCGAACGGTCGAGTCACCGGAGGTTCGATCAAGCTCCGCGGTCTGGAGCTCACTGGGGCCACCGAACGTGAACTGCGAACGATCCGCGGCGAGCAGATCGGTCTCGTGCCGCAGGATCCGATGTCGAACCTCAACCCCACGATGAAGGTCGGGGCGCAGATCGCCGACACGATCCGGGCGCACCCAACGAGCCACGGCGACCTGTCGCGCTCCGGGTTGCGCGCCAGGGTTACCGAGCTCATGTCGCTCGCGGGCATTCCCGACGCCGAGCGGCGCGCGAAGCAGTACCCGCACGAGTTCTCGGGCGGCATGCGCCAGCGCGTGCTCATCGCGATTGGGCTTGCCTGCAACCCCGACCTGCTCATCGCCGACGAGCCGACGTCTGCGCTCGACGTGACCGTGCAGCGCCAGATCCTCGACCACCTGCAGACCCTCATCGACGCCGAGGGCATCGCGCTGCTCTTCATCACGCACGACCTTGGCCTTGCGGCCGACCGTGCCGATCGCGTCGTGGTGATGAAGCAGGGGCAGATCGTCGAGCAGGGCACGCCCGCCGAGATCCTGAAGTCGCCGCGCGAGGAGTACACGCGCCGGCTCGTTGCGGCAGCCCCGTCGCTCGTCGCTGTGCGCGATAGCGACGCGGCGAAGGTGCAGGGGGAGGCGGCGGCTCAGGCCGAGGCGCGCGCGCACCTGCAGCTCGACACGGCGGCCGTGAACACCCCGCTGCTGCGGGTGAGCGGCCTCACCAAGGAGTTCAAGATCCGTGGCGGCGGAGGGATCCTGCGCGCGGTCGATAACATCTCATTCGATGTCGCGGCGGGAACGACAACCGCGATCGTCGGCGAGTCGGGATCGGGAAAGACGACGCTCTCACGGATGGTGCTCGGGCTTGAATCGCCGACGTCGGGGACCGTGCTGCTCGGGGGCGAGGACATCGCGGCCTCGCGGGGAGCGCGGCTGCGTGCGGCGCGCCGGCGGATGCAGCCGGTGTTTCAGGATCCGTTTGGGTCGCTCGACCCGAGCTACTCGATCGAGCGACTGATCGATGAGCCGCTGCGGATCTTTGGCGTCGGCGATCGAGCCTCACGTCGGGCCCGCGTCGCGGAGCTCCTCGATCAGGTGTCGCTGCCGCGCGCGGTCGCCCAGCGTCGACCGGGCCAGCTCTCGGGAGGCCAGCGCCAGCGCGTCGCGATCGCCCGCGCGCTTGCGATCAACCCCCAGCTCGTCGTGTGCGACGAGGCCGTTTCGGCGCTCGACGTGCTCGTGCAGGACCAGATTCTCGCGTTGCTCGCGGAGCTACAGTCGGAGCTCGGGCTCACCTACCTGTTCATCACCCACGACCTTGCCGTGGTGAGGCAGATCGCGCACCAAGTGCTCGTTATGAAACAGGGGGCGGTCGTCGAATCAGGCTCCGTTGATACTATTTTCGAAACGCCGGCGACCGACTACACCGCGCAGCTCCTCGAATCTATTCCGGGAGCGGCGTTCTTCGCCTAAGCAGCAGTACCTGCGGTGTGCCGGGTCGCGACCCGTGAACCGGCACACCGCAGACGATGAGGAGTGCACGTGGTTGTGAGCAACGTAGAACGGATTCGCAGCGTGCTCCGTGAACGCATCGTCATGGGGGACCTCACCGCTGGCACCCACCTCAACGAGATCGCCCTGAGCCGTGAGTTCGGCGTGAGCCGAGTCCCCGTGCGAGAGGCGATTCGGGCGCTCGAGTCCGAGGGGCTCGTCGACTCGAAGCTCTACTTCGGGTCGCGGGTGACTGCGTTACCCGCCGAAGACGCGGCCGATCTGTTTGATATCCGCGAGGAGATCGAGCGCGCGACAGCTCGGAAAGCGGCGCGACGCGCACCAGCCCTGCGCGAGGCAGCAGACGAAGACTGGGCAGCGATTCGCGCGGAGATCACCGAGATCCTCGCGGAGGGCGACGCGGCGCTCGCGGAGAAGCGCCTTGACCTGCTCGTTGGGCTGAACATGCGCTTCCATCAGGCCGTCGCGGGGCTCGCGGGGAGTAGCGTGCTCTCGGCACTGCTCGTCACCATCGCGGGCTCAATTGAGCGGCTCTATAAGGCAGACGCCCCGCAACGGTCGAAGACCTCGTGGCCCGAGCACCACACCATCATCGAGGCGATCGACGCGGGCGACGTCGATGCCGCAGGCAACGCCATGGCGGGCCACGTACGTCGATCCAAGCGGAGCTACTTCCGCGGGCTCCCGAAAGAGGCTGTCGCCCCTTCCGAGGCATAGCGCTGCTGGGGGACGTGGCTGCCGGAGATACGGCTGCCGGAGATAGCGCTCCCGAGGTGAATGTCGGCGGTCGCGCCTAGCCTGTCCGCATCAGCGGAACCCCGCTGTCAGCGTTGACAACACGGGAGGGTGCACGATGGACGACACCAAAAGTACTGACGGCCGCGGCGTGAGCGCCGATTCGACGGGCGAAGTGATTCTCTACCACGCGGCCGATGGCTCGCCCGCCATCGAAGTGCGGCTTGAGCATGACTCGGTGTGGCTGAGCCAGCAGCAGATTGCTGAGCTGTTTGGCACGACCCGTGAGAGTATGCACCATGCACCTTCGTGGGGTGTATCGCGAGGGTGAACTGGCTGAGTCGGCAACCTGTAAGGAATCCTTACAGGTTCGAATTGAGGGCAACCGCCAGGTTCGACGCAAGACCCTGACCTACAACCTCGACGCAATCATCTCCGTGGGCTACCGGGTCAAGAGCAAGGTGGCAACGCAGTTCAGAATCTGGGCGACCGCCCGGCTCCGTGACTATCTCGTGCGCGGGTATGCCCTCAACGAGCAACGGCTCGAGCAGCTCGGCGTCGTCGTCAAGGTGCTGAGCCGGTCTGACGACGAACTTGTCGCAGGGGTCGCCGACGTGTTGGCCGGGTATCTCCCGGGGGTCGGCAGGTGGCCGCGGAGTTTCCGGCAGACACCCTGCTGGGCCGGGAACGCGGTGATGCGCTTGAGGCGACAGTCGCAACGATCTACCAGGGATTCGCCGGGCACGAGCTGTACCCAACAGTTGAGGAGAAAGCGGCGAACCTGCTCTATCTGGTCGTGAAGGACCACCCGCTCGCCGACGGCAACAAACGCAGCGCTACGGCGCTCTTCGTGACCTTTCTCGCCCGGAACGGGCTCCTCAACGACGGCTTCGGAAGGCCTCGCATCGGCAACAAGGCGCTTGCTGCCACGACCCTGATGATCGCGATGAGTGACCCGGGAGAGAAAGACCTCATGATCGCGCTGCTCGTGCGAATGCTGGCCGATTGATCAGGGGAGCCCATGCGACACCCGCGACAGGTAACTTGGAGTCGGTGGCCTGAGTACCCGTAGCCCCAACGAGAGTTTCCCTGGAGGAGAGCGAGCATGGCGTTTGACACGAAAGCGGTCGTCGCGGCGGCCGCGGCGCAACTTGTCGAAGCGGTGCGCTCCGTCCACGAGCAGTACCCGACCGAGGCAATCTACGGCGCCATGTTTCACGAGTTCTACGGCGATGGCACGGTGATCTATTGGCCGATGGTCACCGTCGGTACCGAGGAAACACTCGCCGCGGTCGTCGCCGACTACACCGCGCAGTCGGGCGCTGAAGAGGGGCTCTCCGAGTCGCTCCGTTGGTCTGGGCCCGACCTCACACACGGGTTCGACCCGACCCCGGAGCTGCAGGCCCGTGCTGATGCGGTACAGGCGTCGGCGGGTGCCGGGAGTGCCCAGTGGGAGAACCAGTACGATCGCTGGCTGCGCTGCTTCCCCAAGGCCGCGAAACAGGCCATGAAGCAGCTCGTCGCAGAGGGAACCGTGTCGAAATCGTTCGTGGCGGTTGCCGCAGACGAGGCGGGCGAGCTCATCCCGCTGAGCCTCACGAAGTCGCAGCTCGTCGCGCACTTCCCTGAGTACGACGACGCCGAGCGTGAGCGCCGCCGCCTCGCAGCTCTCCCCGTCGAGGAGCGCGTCGCAGAACTCCTCACCGAGGCGGTTGCGCCCCGGTATCAAGGGCCACTGATCGGAGAGCACGAGGGCCTGCTCGTCGGCTGCGGCACAGCGGCGATCCCCGCGCTCGCGAGCGTCGTACGACACGAGACGCTCGCCCGCGGTGATGTCGTCGCCGCGCGGCTCCTCGCGGAGATCAACGTTGATACACCCGAGGTGATCGAGGCGCTTGACTGGCTCATGCGTTCGAAGAAAGCGCAACAGAACTCCCGCGCCTGGGCGGCGAGCGCCCTCGCGCGGCTCGGCCGATCAGACCTGATCCTCACCCGCGTCTCCGAGCTGCCCGTCGACGTCGCCGTGCGAGGCCTCGCCGACCCGCTGAGCTCGTTTCGCGACCGCGGTGCTCACCGCCCGCTCGATTACGCGCCGATTGAGCGTGCGCTCGA
Encoded here:
- a CDS encoding GNAT family N-acetyltransferase, yielding MTHAQDVEPGGQFSVRLAREADVGAIFAVRLAVRENVLTMAELARLGVTPESFRELIRASADTWVAERDGIVVGFGSVDREEGSVFALFVDPGSSGLGIGDAILSRLEASLFADCETIWLETGAESGAAQFYARRGWRVTVALADGDVRMEKSRSASVGGPGASRR
- a CDS encoding AraC family transcriptional regulator — its product is MTGPLYVLSEAEVFARPGTVLAAERVELRKDMVAHAHDFAEVALITAGEGEHFTEAGVHPLAPDTLLILGPQGWHAHRAVSELSFTNVYLTRGLLATLTASPELTAAMGPAIHHLATPGAAAALLLQREDAARLGDLLTRIAEAPERTLLGQVAIAYKLMDFLANQWATATPLASSPLAPPHFTSEATLLPHSERTSQAISLLHSRLAAPWRLDRLAAALNTSGSQLVRAFRADLGVGPMAYLQQLRAERMAYLLRTTELTVAAAGRTVGWEDPSYASRRFSAHWRLSPTDYRRLAPGPPTEALRDFSMRTSPSARATVTRQPRRA
- a CDS encoding ABC transporter substrate-binding protein, with amino-acid sequence MVALATLAMTVTGCVPLQYPEARGPQTDVTEAPSTGKGMQSGGDLVMALSSEPDKLDPTTSTSLYTRFVMNAMCEKLYDIDADGQIVPQLATELPEVSADGLRVTIPVRTGAQFSDGTPFNADAVRGTLERNLTLEGSTRKAELGPIERVSAPDAETVVVEYATPFAPLTAALADRAGMILSPTALADDTTAFADSPSCVGAFKFVERIPQTSIKLERDPGYYAADEVHLDTITFRIMSDANIRAANLRSGDVHVADAISPQDADALMLERDIEVLQSGSLGYQGLTVNIGNTNGTGQPVEQREGPLASDPRVRQALSMSIDRPALVNSVFNNWYDPACSAISPNSPFATPASSNCPEFDPEGARALLQEAGVDIPLTVTLNVANSPDALRYSQALQASVREGGFNLRIEPVEYSTLLDMQKGGKFDLMQIGWSGRIDPHGNMATFLTTGAGNNDGGYNSAEMDDLLARAAQLSDIGERAELYGEAVELAQRDNPLIYTYRQRNITAHASDVAGVSTYTDGVVRLSRAGFVAEED
- a CDS encoding ABC transporter permease, which translates into the protein MPRYILNRLWQSALTLFLASIVVFIGVRAIPGDPALAMAGEEADPETVAATRERLGLDKSIFVQYLSFVGNLFRGDLGNSLRTGAPVTDLIGATLPVTLWLATYAIVIAVIVGVLAGVIAERFRGRWPEWIANIFAIVGLSVPNFWLGILAIMYLSVILGWFPASGYVPVLDNPITGLYYLTLPAIILGISLAAVIMRQTRASMIESMGSDYVRTARAKGLGRFRILFRYGLRNSLIVVMTIVGLQLGGLISGAVVTERIFGLPGFGKLTLDAVFTRDYPVIQAVVLVVTLAYILINLAVDVLYSVINPRIRVGGRK
- a CDS encoding ABC transporter permease gives rise to the protein MSSNSPTTRAAQAVPPSTAAIAVGSDLGSDRGRLWRSLRRNPLGLAGGVLLIIVLFVALFAPLLAPYDPAEVHFDTPFQVPGTVGFALGTDDLGRDILSRILYGTQASVQVGLLSVALAIVIGAPLGLLAGYWRWLDGIVSRLTDVMLAFPFLIIAVGLAAINGASLGNAAVALGIAQIPTMIRVVRAETFRVKELDYVLSAQAMSAGPTRILGGHILPNIVSAIIVQATVIIPVAVIGEAILSFLGLGIQPPGSSLGIMLSDAQQYIFRAPSAAVFPGLAIMVICLAFNLFGDALRDALDPSSARK
- a CDS encoding gamma-glutamyltransferase family protein — protein: MPFTPPPAFTTRPTLEGTFGMSASTHWLATASAQAVLERGGNAFDAAVAGAFVLHVVEPHLNGPGGDMTGVFHVAGSSDGPRVLMGQGHAPAGATREHYLGEGLELVPGSGALAAAVPAAVDAWLLLLAEQGTWELADVLEFAIGYARDGHAALARVCTTIESVRELFLEHWPTSAELWLTEGEAPKPGQVIRNEPYARTLDRLIAAGAALGEGAEGGEGSAGAEGAGRVARIEAARDAWSDGFVAEAAADFVRTPHRHSSGTDHAGVITKADFAGFRASTEDAVSIEFRGVTIAKTGAWGQGPALLQTLQILAGFADDEIDPSTADGAHRIIEAQKLAYADREAYYGDHEVPLDVLLSEEYAAERRALIGETASAEFRPGSVPGYAPFQPPLRTEYRPPALAEGEAIAGVGEPTVSKAGVTKGDTCHIDVVDRWGNMVSATPSGGWLQSSPVIPELGFCLGSRLQMTWLEEGAASTLTPGKRPRTTLTPTLVLRDGEPVLALGSPGGDQQDQWQLLFLLRVLVGGYTQQEAIDAPALHTTSVPESFWPRTWTPGGVVVEDRLGDDVIEALEARGHKITRAGDWALGRLSSVGRNPQTGALSAAANPRGAQGYAAGR
- a CDS encoding dipeptide ABC transporter ATP-binding protein; translation: MPGGTAAATPQAHAEPLVQVSGLTVGFATDQGETQVLHGVDLDIKPGERVAIVGESGSGKSTVAAAIMGLLAANGRVTGGSIKLRGLELTGATERELRTIRGEQIGLVPQDPMSNLNPTMKVGAQIADTIRAHPTSHGDLSRSGLRARVTELMSLAGIPDAERRAKQYPHEFSGGMRQRVLIAIGLACNPDLLIADEPTSALDVTVQRQILDHLQTLIDAEGIALLFITHDLGLAADRADRVVVMKQGQIVEQGTPAEILKSPREEYTRRLVAAAPSLVAVRDSDAAKVQGEAAAQAEARAHLQLDTAAVNTPLLRVSGLTKEFKIRGGGGILRAVDNISFDVAAGTTTAIVGESGSGKTTLSRMVLGLESPTSGTVLLGGEDIAASRGARLRAARRRMQPVFQDPFGSLDPSYSIERLIDEPLRIFGVGDRASRRARVAELLDQVSLPRAVAQRRPGQLSGGQRQRVAIARALAINPQLVVCDEAVSALDVLVQDQILALLAELQSELGLTYLFITHDLAVVRQIAHQVLVMKQGAVVESGSVDTIFETPATDYTAQLLESIPGAAFFA
- a CDS encoding GntR family transcriptional regulator, encoding MSNVERIRSVLRERIVMGDLTAGTHLNEIALSREFGVSRVPVREAIRALESEGLVDSKLYFGSRVTALPAEDAADLFDIREEIERATARKAARRAPALREAADEDWAAIRAEITEILAEGDAALAEKRLDLLVGLNMRFHQAVAGLAGSSVLSALLVTIAGSIERLYKADAPQRSKTSWPEHHTIIEAIDAGDVDAAGNAMAGHVRRSKRSYFRGLPKEAVAPSEA
- a CDS encoding type II toxin-antitoxin system death-on-curing family toxin, with the protein product MAAEFPADTLLGRERGDALEATVATIYQGFAGHELYPTVEEKAANLLYLVVKDHPLADGNKRSATALFVTFLARNGLLNDGFGRPRIGNKALAATTLMIAMSDPGEKDLMIALLVRMLAD